In Granulicella mallensis MP5ACTX8, the sequence CGCGGCCATGGAAGAGCCGCAGGGTTACGCCGCACTCTCTGGCAACTTCGTGAAGTGCGCGGTGCGCCTTCCAGATCTCCCAGGTACTGGCGATCATGCCGCCGTCCTTGTTGGAGTCCGAGTAGCCGAGCATGACCTCCTGACGGCCATGCCACGCGGCCAGCAGGGGTTTGAAGGCTTCGCTCGACCATAGTTCACGGCACACTTCCGGTGCATTGCGCAGGTCTTCGATGGACTCGAACAACGGAACGGGCTGCAGTCCGGGATCGTGTCCTTGCTCGACGTCGCCGCCTTCTACATGGACATTGCCGAGACGCGCGAGCCACAAGACCCGAAGGACATCCTGCGCGGTGCTTGCGCCGGAGATGACATATTGCGCGATGGCCTGCGGCGCACTCTGCTTGATCTCGGCAACGCCCTGGAAGGTCGCAAGTACTTCCGCTGTCTGCGGCGAAAGCGGAGCGGGGAGTTGCAACGATGCAGTGTTGTGCCACGCGCTCAACTCGTCAACGGCGACCTCATGCACGCGAGCATGCTGGCGGATGTCCAGCGTCTGCAGGTGCAGGCCGAAGGTGCGAACTTCCAGCAGCAGTGGGTCGATGAAAAGCTCAGCCAGCCGCAGGCCGCGATTGGCCGCGAGCGAGTCGCGCAGCAGCGAGAGATCGCTCAGTAACTCAGCCGCGCTGCGATAGGGCTGAAGTGTTGCCTCTTCTGTGAGGCCGAGGTTGCGATGCATCGTTGCCGGTGGCGAGCCGCCCAGACGTAGAGTGATGCACGCGATCATATGGCGCACGGCCTCGTACGAGAGGTGGTCCTGAGGGGCGGCATGGCCAGCGGCCCGCAGTTCCTGCAGGTATTCGTTGAGCCGCGATTGCAGGGCGGCCGAGATGGGCGCCTGGTTGGTGGAGGAGGCTAGTTGCTCGAAGACGTCCTGCAACTGCTTGAGGTAGCGGTCGAGCAGAAGCTGCCGCGCCATCGCCAGGGAGTCGCAGGTGGTCTGGGCGGTGACGAACGGGTTGCCGTCGCGGTCGCCGCCGATCCAGGAGCCGAAGCTGACGACCAGCGGAAGCTCGGCGATGGATGGCTGGCCTTCGTCCGAGGGGAACCCAGCCTCGGAGGGGAACTCGGCGGCGAAGGCGTTGGCGATCTCTTTGTAGAGCACGGGAATCGTGCTGAAGATGGAGGCGTCGTAGTAGTCGAGCCCCATGCGCACTTCGTCGCGCACGGTAGGCCGTGCGCTGCGCACGTCGTCGGTCTGCCAGAGCGCGGTGATCTCCGCCAGCAGTTCGTTCTCCAGGGCATCGAACTCCGAAGGGGGCAGGAGGATTCCGTCGAGCCTTTCGAGAAGGTCGGAGATGCGGCGGCGCTTGAACATCACGCTGCGGCGGGCGACCTCTGTGGGGTGCGCGGTGAAGATCGGGGTGATGCAGATGTGTCCCAGCAGCCGCAGGGCTTCGTCCCGGGTGATGCCCGTCGCGCGCAACCGGCGCAGCGTTCCGCGCAGGCTGCCGCGTTGTGGCGTTGCTGCGGCATCCAGCAGGGAGGCGCGGCGGCGGCGTTTGCGGTGGTTGGTCTCGGCGAGATTGATGAGCTCGAAGTAGGAGGCGAAGGCTCGCGCCAGCCGATAGGCCGTTGTGGGGTCGGCGGCGGTCTCGTGGGTCAGGGCCTGGGCTTCGTTCAGGTGCAGCAGGCCGGCGGCTTCATCCCCGGTGGCTTCGGCCTCGCGGCGTGCGATGGCGATGCGGCGCAGCGATTCGACGGCGTCGAACAGGGCGTCGCCGGCCTGCTCGCGCAGAACCTGGCCGAGCAGCGTGCCGAGCGAGCGGATGTCGCGGCGCAGAGGGGTTTGTTTCTCGTCGCCAGATCGCGCTTCGAGTTCAGCAAGACGTGCAGGCCAATCAGTCGGTGTCCACAGCGAGGGCATAGTTAATTATGCATGGCTTGTGCTTCGTCTAGTGGACTGATGGATTCAATACTTCCGGTCGTGAAGAGCTTGGACGTGTCATCAAATGATTGTTGGAGTGAAGTTGGATGACATGTACTAAGGCTTTTTCGTGCGCCAGGCGAACTTCAGCCCTGACCAATCGTCGTTTACCGAGCAGACTTTGTAGTCCACCAACCCGCGTGCGAGAGCGGTGTCGCGAACGTGATTCTGGTTGAAGCCAGGTTTGTGGACGGCCTTGGGATGGATGATCCAGGCAGAAGCGCCCTCCGCTAACTGCGTGCCAAGCAAATCAACTGTGGCTTCGAGATCGGCGAGCGAGCGAACAAAACATAGCGCGAGAGACGTCTTGGCGCTGAGGCGTGTGCTGAGGTGCACGTGAGCCGGCAACTCGCCTAATGTTTGTGTGAAATCTTCCGGTGCAGCCAGCAAGGCAACGGTGCGCGGCTCGATGGAAGCAGACAGAATACCCAGCTTGCGCGGCAGCGTCGTGCCGGAGTAGTCGGTATGTTTCTGCGTTGGTTGTGGCATGGCTGAGAGCGATCCGTTGAGCGTAGCACCCACGGGTATAACGTGCCAGGCGAGGTGAGGCGTCCCTGGCCTGGGCAGGTTTCTGGTGGGGGAGCGTGGAGAAGTTAAAAAAAATTCATTTATGGAGTGCAAAAGTGTGTTTGGCTGGTACGCTCATTCTGCACCGAACTACAAAGGAACGACTCATGGCAATCACTTCTCCTGCGTTTTATTTTGTTTTGATTGGTCTTTTGATTGGGGTTGCGACGCTATTGTCGCGCGGTACCAGGCAGGATGCAAAGAAGTTGAACGTTCCGCTGGAGTCGCTGCGCGGTCTGCTGGCGGTCAGTGTACTGTCCTGTCATGCTCTGGTCTCATATTTTTCCTTCAAAACAGGAAAGTGGGACCCGCCACCGTCGGCTTTCTTTTCCTATGCCGGAACGGAATCGGTGGAGATGTTCTTCTTCATGAGCGCATTTCTGTTCTGGTCGAAATGCCTGGCAAATAATGGGGTGGGAGGGTACGGCAGCTTCCTGCTAAAGCGCCTTCGCCGGCTGGCCCCGGCATACTATGTTTCGGCGCTGTTGATCGTGTTGGTGGTCCTGGTCCGCACGCA encodes:
- the ppc gene encoding phosphoenolpyruvate carboxylase, with amino-acid sequence MPSLWTPTDWPARLAELEARSGDEKQTPLRRDIRSLGTLLGQVLREQAGDALFDAVESLRRIAIARREAEATGDEAAGLLHLNEAQALTHETAADPTTAYRLARAFASYFELINLAETNHRKRRRRASLLDAAATPQRGSLRGTLRRLRATGITRDEALRLLGHICITPIFTAHPTEVARRSVMFKRRRISDLLERLDGILLPPSEFDALENELLAEITALWQTDDVRSARPTVRDEVRMGLDYYDASIFSTIPVLYKEIANAFAAEFPSEAGFPSDEGQPSIAELPLVVSFGSWIGGDRDGNPFVTAQTTCDSLAMARQLLLDRYLKQLQDVFEQLASSTNQAPISAALQSRLNEYLQELRAAGHAAPQDHLSYEAVRHMIACITLRLGGSPPATMHRNLGLTEEATLQPYRSAAELLSDLSLLRDSLAANRGLRLAELFIDPLLLEVRTFGLHLQTLDIRQHARVHEVAVDELSAWHNTASLQLPAPLSPQTAEVLATFQGVAEIKQSAPQAIAQYVISGASTAQDVLRVLWLARLGNVHVEGGDVEQGHDPGLQPVPLFESIEDLRNAPEVCRELWSSEAFKPLLAAWHGRQEVMLGYSDSNKDGGMIASTWEIWKAHRALHEVARECGVTLRLFHGRGGTVGRGGGPTHRAIYAQPLDSFTGELRITEQGEVLNWKYSDVVLAERNLELMIAASLDALARPDLHAAKDESAHLTGAILPEWEAALDELSVTSFAFYKQHIIDNPEIFTYFEQATPVAELEHARIGSRPAKRTDGSASKQRSMADLRAIPWVFGWMQSRHVVPAYFGVGYALEAFIGENPKGLELLRGMMRSFPLFLDMIRNVEMALAKADFGIAKLYASLVEDAALRDRVFATLESEFDRTRRMVLAVTSQTELLERDTVLSNSIRLRNPYVDPMSLLQVELLRRKRGGESSEELDRAITATINGISAGLRNTG
- a CDS encoding DUF3052 family protein — encoded protein: MPQPTQKHTDYSGTTLPRKLGILSASIEPRTVALLAAPEDFTQTLGELPAHVHLSTRLSAKTSLALCFVRSLADLEATVDLLGTQLAEGASAWIIHPKAVHKPGFNQNHVRDTALARGLVDYKVCSVNDDWSGLKFAWRTKKP